The following nucleotide sequence is from Halomonas chromatireducens.
CGGGCCTTACCGTGGCCATTCCCGCGCTGATGTTCCATCGCTATTTTCAGCGGCGGGTCGAGGATATAACGGTGCGCATGGAGGAGCAGGCTAGCCAGGTGGTCGAGTTCATCGCCCACTATCAGGGCAACGTGACCTTGTCCGATGGCGGCGATGGGGAGCGTGTCGAGGCCGATGGTCGCCTTGCGCCGGGGGTCAAACAGTCGTGAGATTTGCGCGCCGTCGCCGCGACCCGGTGGAGGTCAACCTCACTCCGCTGATAGACGTCGTCTTTTTGCTGCTGATCTTCTTCATGGTGTCCACTACCTTCGAGACCCGCCAGGCGCTGGAGCTCGAACTGCCCGAGAGCGTGGCGGGCGCCGACCTGGAGCTGTCGCCGGTGACCCTGGTCGTTACCGAGCAGGGGCGCTATCGGCTGAGTGAGCGCGAGCTGAGCGCCGCCGAGCTGAACCAGGCGCTGACTGCCGAAGCAGAGCAGGCACGCATGCACGGCCTGGTGCTCGAGGCCGACGCGCGGGCCATGCATGCGGACGTGGTGCGTGCATTGGACCAGGCAGGCGCGCTGGGCATCCGGCAGGTGCGAATCGCGACCCGTGAGCCCCAGGCTACACCTACCCAAGCGGAGACACCGTGACACGACCCGGTACCCAAGATTCGGGCTGGACCCTATACAAGCGCCTGCTGGGCTATGTGAAGCCCCACTGGGTTTCCTTTGGCCTCGCCATTGTCGGCTATGCCATCTACGCCGCTTCCAGTACCGCCCTGGCGGAAATGATGAAGCGCCTGATCGATGGTATCCAGAGCCCGGACGCCGCCTTTCGTCTTTTTCTGCCGCTGTTCGTGGTCGGCATGTTTGCCGCCCGGGGGCTGGGTACCTTTCTCGGCACCTATTTCATGAGCAACGTGGCGCGTAACGTGGTGCATGCGCTGCGCTGCGATGTGTTCAACCACATGTTGCATCTGCCGGGCCGCTTCTTCGATTCCCACTCCAGCGGCCATCTCATCTCCCGGGTCACCTATCATGTCGAGCAGGTGACCGGAGCGGCGACCAAGGCGGTCACCATCGTGTTGCGTGAAGGACTGTTCGTCATCGGCCTGTTGGGCTACCTGATGTGGACCAACTGGATGCTGACGCTGCTCTTCATGACCGTGACTCCCCTGATCGCGGGAGTAGTGAGATATGCGAGCAAGCGCTTCCGGCGCATTTCACAGCGTATACAGCACTCCATGGGCGACGTTACCCACGTGGCATCGGAGGCCCTTTCCGGCTATCGCGTGGTGCGAACCCACGGGGCCGAGGAGTATGAAAAGGCCCGCTTCGCCGAGGCCAGCAACTACAATCGCCAGCAGAGCATGAAGGAGGCCTTGACCAAGGCCATCAGCACGCCCGTCATCCAGCTGCTGGTGGCGCTGTCGCTGGCGGTGCTGGTCTGGCTGGCGATGTCCCCGGCCCTGCTCGACGACATGACCCCCGGTGAATTCGTCGCCTTCATCACCGCTGCCTCGTTGATGGCCAAGCCGGTGCGTCAGCTCACCGAGGTCAACAGCGAGATCCAGAAGGGCATCGCCGCCGCGGCAGAGCTGTTCGGGCTGCTCGAAGTGCCTCCCGAACGCGATGAAGGCACCCGAGAGCCGGGACGGCTCGAGGGGCAGGTGGAGCTGCAGGACGTGCACTTCCGCTATGGCGACGACCAGCCCGAGGTACTCAAGGGCATCGACGTGACGGTCAAGGCCGGTGAGATGATCGCCATCGTGGGGCGTTCGGGAAGTGGCAAGTCGACCCTGGTGGGGCTGCTGCCGCGCTTCTATCGTCCCACTGCGGGGCGCGTGCTGATAGACGGCGTGCCCATTGACGAGTATCGGCTGGCGCCGCTGCGACGCCAGATCGGCCTGGTCTCTCAGCAGGTCACCCTGTTCAATGCCAGCATCGCCGACAATATCGCCTACGGCGTTCCGGATGCGGACCCGGCTGCCATCGAGGCCGCCGCTCGGGCGGCCCATGCCCACGAGTTCATCGAACCGCTGTCCCAGGGCTATGACACTGTGGTAGGCGACAACGGAGTCATGCTCTCCGGCGGCCAGCGTCAGCGACTGGCCATCGCCCGGGCTATCTTCAAGGATGCGCCGCTGCTGATCCTCGACGAGGCCACGTCGGCGCTGGACACCGAGTCGGAGCGCTATATCCAGCAGGCGCTGGAGACGGTGTGCCGGGGCCGGACCACTCTGGTCATCGCCCATCGGCTCTCCACCATCGAGCGGGCCGATCGCATCCTGGTCATGGAGCAGGGCCGTATCGTCGAACAGGGTTCCCACGATCAGTTGCTGGCCCGAGACGGTGCCTATGCCGCTCTCCACCGGCTGCAGTTCCAGGAGACCCCGACGCCATGAAGGGGAGGGTGGCAGAGCGCTGGCTGGAAGCCGCCTATGGTGGAGCTGCCTGGCTCAGGCTGCTGCGTCCCTTGGAATCCCTCTACCGTCTCGCGGTGGCGCGCCGGGTCGACGCCTACCGCAGGGGCAGGCGCAGGACATGGCGGGCAGGGGTGCCGGTAATCGTGGTCGGCAACCTGACCCTCGGTGGCACCGGCAAGTCGCCGATGGTGGCCTGGCTGGGGCGGCACCTGGCCGAGCGGGGCTGGCGCCCGGGTATCGTCTCGCGGGGCTATGGCGGCAGCGCCACCGACTACCCGCTGCGGGTAACCGAGACGACGCCGGTCGATCGCTGTGGCGACGAGCCGCGCATGCTGGCACGCCAGACCGGACTGCCGGTGGGGGTGGATCCGGACCGTCCGCGGGGCGGCAGGGCGCTGCTCGAGGCGGGGTGCGATATCCTGATCAGTGACGACGAGCTGCCCACCTGGCCGGAAGTGCTTCGTCCCGAACGAATCATTCCAATCCTGGCTGCGCTGGGCGGGCTCTTCTACGGGGTGCTCAGCGGACGCTCGATCCAGTTATCGGCCTTCTATGGCATCCTGATGACGTTCTTGACCTTTGTGCCCTTCGCCCTGCTGGCGAGANACAGATCTTCGACACCTGGGGTGGCGTACTCTCCACGCCGGCCTATCTGGAGTTCTCGCTGCGCTACATGGAGCAGATCGTTGCCGGCCTGATCCGCGAGCATGAGGGCCGGCGCGTGCCGGTGATCCTGTTCACCAAGAACGGGGAAGTACAGACCTGGGTGGTGGTGGACGACTGTGCCCTGTCCGGTGTGCGCTTTCGGCAATTTATGACAAGCTGCGAGTTTCGCTCGGTCATTTTTTGCCCACTCTTTGCGCCCGCCGGGCTTTGTGATGCTATCCAGCGAGCCGAGCCCGGGGTGGAGGCCTGCCTCAATGCAGTCGACCTCCAAGACGTGGCGCCAGAGCGTTTTGGTACAGCCTATCCGCAGTGGCTCGAGCAGCGCAGATCACGAGTCGGTGAGAAAGGCTACTGGCTGGGCATACCGGAGCCAGTAGCCTTTGCCTGGTGTGAACCGAAGTCCAAGTACTGGGACCCAGAAGCGGGCTGCTATCGGGCTAGTTGGAGCCTGGTGCCGCCGTCATTCTCCTTGAATCGTCAGCATGAAGCCGAGCGAATCAGGATGGTGGTCATGGCGGGGAAGAAGAAGCGAACGAGTCTGCTGGTCCCGGGAAGCGGCGCAATCCGATCAGCGCCGCGTGTTCTCTGGACAGAGATCGACAATGCCGTCGCGCTGGCCCGATTTCCCAGCGATCCAGACGCAGGCGCCTCCTGTTTCCGCCTCGAGGGTTCGGCTGCCGAAATGTGGCATTGTCTGCTTGAACACGTCAACCTTGACGCTGCCGAAGCGGCGCTGCTTACGCGCTTCGATGTTGATTTGCCCTCCTTGCGACATGATCTTGCTGCCTTTGTGGCGGAGCTCGACAAAAACGGATTCCTTGAAGTTCGTTAATCCATCGGGATTACTCACAAAGGAGCGTAGTGCCATGCCTCCCTATCGACATGTTCTGTACGGTTTCTGTTTGGAGACTGACTACTGCTTCCGTACGCCCATGACCGCTGCTCCGCCGGGTAGAGCGCACGATTTGCAGTTTCTGCTTGTGCGGGTAGCAGAACCCCAGAAGTTTGAGCCCGTTACCTGCCTTTTTCAGAGTGCCGAGAAGAACCGCTTCGGGGAGAGCAGTGTGCAGGGCTATGCCTTGCCGACCGGTATAGTAATGCGCTTCCCACGGGTCGCTGATTTCTGGCTGTGTCCCGGCAAGATCCGCTGCGAACTTCACGATCCCTCGCTCGAGTTCATGGTAGAGGTCTGTCTGCTGGGACATGTGATGGCCTATTACCTTGAGCTCTCGGGCTTGGCGGCGCTGCATGCCGGGGCGGTGGTGCATGGCGAAAAAGCGGTGCTTTTTGCCGCAGATCGAACCGGTGGCAAGAGCACCATGGTGGCTTCACTGGTGAAGGAAGGGTTTCCGCTGCTGGCCGACGATATTTCCGCCCTGACGGCGCATGACGGCACCGTGTATTGCCGTCACGGCTTCCCTCAGATGAAGCTCACACCGGAGCAGGTCGAGCGCTTCGTTGGCGATTTTGATGACTTTCCGCTGGTGCATCCGTCCTTTGCCAAGCTTAGCGTGCCGGCCAGTCGAGTCGGGGAGGTCCAGTCGACGACCCTGCCGGTAGCCTGTATTTATCTGTTGGAGCGCTGTCTGCCCGGCAAGCCGGCAGGGGGAGCGGAGCGGGTGCGAATAGAACCGGTGGCTGCCGGCGAGGCCATGATACAGCTGGTCAGGCACGCCTTCCTGGTACAACTTCTCGACGCCCATGCCGATTGCCGCCTGCTCGGCCAGGCGCATTCGAGTGCCAAACAAGGCCTGAAGGCCAGCCGGTTCCACCTTTTGGCACGCATCACCCAGTCTGTACCGGTCAAACGCTTATGTTACCCTAGCGGATATGAATACCTGCCTGCCGTGCATCGGGCCATAGAGGCCGATCTGGCCAAGCCAGCGGCCGATGCCTCTGTCAATCGGCATAAAAATGAGGATGTCGTTCTCGCAAGCGCCAGCCGCTGGGAGAGCGCTTTGAGGTAGTTGATGTCTCCGTCTGATCATCACGTTAATTCCAGGATTAAGACTCGTACCCGGATCAAATTCTGCGGGCTGACCCGTGAGCAGGACGTGGACGATGCCGTGGCCGCCGGTGCCGATGCCCTGGGCTTCGTATTCTGGCCTGGCAGCAGCCGCTGCGTCGACGATGCCCGCCTGGCGGCTCTCGTCGACCGGGTGCCCGCCTTTGTCACTCGCGTCGGGCTATTCGTCGACCAATCACCTGAGCTGATCATGCGCGTCAGCCGGTATCTGGACCTGCTGCAGTTCCACGGCAATGAAACCCCTGCCTATTGCGCCGGCTTCGAACGCCCCTGGGTCAAGGCGCTGCGCATGCGTGACGGTCTCGACCTGCATGCGGCCGCAGCGGCCTATTCCAGTGCCCAGGCGCTGTTACTGGACGCCTATCGACCGGGCGTGCCGGGCGGCACCGGGGAGACCTTCGACTGGTCGCGAATCCCCGCAAGCCTGGCAAAACCTGTTATTCTCGCGGGAGGTCTGACGCCTGCCAATGTGGCCCAAGCCATTGACAGCGTGCGCCCCTTTGCGGTGGATGTTTCCGGTGGCGTCGAGGCGGCTCGCGGCTGCAAGGCCCCCGAACTGCTGAAGGCCTTTGCGGCGGCGGTGCATGGTGCCGATGGCGGGTGCCGTTGAGCGTCGACCGTATCTTCGTTGTACTTCCCCTGTTCCTACTGGCGACCCTGTGAGGTGTCTTTCGTGAGCAAGTTCAGTGACCTGACCCGACTGCCGGATGCCCGTGGCCATTTCGGCGCCTATGGTGGCCGGTTCGTTTCGGAGACCCTGAGCTTCGCCCTGGACGATCTTGAGAAGGCCTACCTGAGCCTTCGCGACGATCCCGAATTCCAGGCCGAATTCGACTATGACCTGGCCCATTACGTGGGTCGTCCGTCACCGCTCTATCATGCCGAGCGATGGTCGAAGCAGCTTGGCGGGGCGCAGATCTGGCTCAAGCGGGAAGACCTCAACCACACCGGCGCCCACAAGGTGAACAACACCATTGGCCAGGCTCTCTTGGCCAAGAAGAGCGGCAAGCCGCGGGTGATCGCCGAGACCGGCGCCGGGCAGCACGGCGTGGCCACAGCCACCGTAGCCGCTCGCCTCGGGCTGAAATGTGACGTCTACATGGGCGCCGAGGACGTGCAGCGCCAGAAGCTCAACGTCTATCGCATGCACCTGCTGGGGGCCAACGTGATTCCGGTGGAGTCCGGGACCCGCACGCTCAAGGATGCCATGAACGAGGCGCTGCGCGACTGGGTCACCAACGTCGACGACACCTTCTACATCATCGGCACCGTGGCCGGCCCGCACCCCTATCCCATGCTGGTGCGCGACTTCAACGCCGTGGTCGGTCGTGAGGCGCGTCGTCAGTCGCTGGAGGAGTTCGGCAGGCTGCCCGATGCGCTGGTTGCCTGCGTCGGCGGCGGCTCCAACGCCATGGGCCTGTTCTATCCCTTCGTGGAAGACGATGACGTGGTGATGTATGGCGTCGAGGCCGGCGGCGATGGCGTCGAGACCGGCCGCCATGCGGCGCCGCTCGCCTCCAACGCCCCCCGTGGCGTGCTGCACGGCAACCGTACCTACCTGATGTCCGACGAGGGTGGCCAGGTTTCCGACACCCACTCGATCTCGGCGGGCCTGGACTATCCCGGCGTCGGCCCCGAGCATGCGCTGTGGAAGGACGTCGGGCGGGTCAACTACGTGGCGGCCAACGATAAAGACGTGCTCGAGGCGTTTCGCGAGTTGACCCGGGTCGAGGGCATCATGCCGGCCCTGGAGTCCGCCCATGCCCTGGCCTATGCCAAGGTGCTGGCGCCGACCATGCGTCCCGACCAGAATATCGTCGTCAACCTTTCCGGCCGCGGCGACAAGGACATCATGACGGTTGCCAAACTCGACGGCATCGAATTCTAAGGGGCTCAAATGAACCGTATCGACCAACGCTTCGCCGCGCTCAAGGCCGATGGCCGCCGGGCGCTGATTCCCTTCATCACCGCCGGCGACCCGGCCCCGGAGTATACCGTCGGGTTCATGCATGCGCTGGTGGAGGTGCTGGCCAGCGGTGAGGACGGTGCGGCACTGGAGCGTCAACGCCGTGCGGTGGACGAGATGGGCCTGGAGCTGCAACAGCAGGCGGCGCACAAGAGCGAGATCGCCCGGCGACCCGATTCGTGGCCGGCTTCATCGGCTCACCGACCATGAATTTCATGCCGGCAAAACTACTCGAAGCCGACGCATCGGGCTGTCGTGTCAGCGCCAGCGGCATGGCCCAACTCGACCCCATGGCCGATGGCCCGGTGATCCAGAAGGCCTGTGAGCGCGCGCTCAAGCACGGCGTGCGCCTGACCCATCTGTTCGAGATGGTTCGCGAGTTCCGCCAGACCGACACGGATACACCGGTTGTCCTCATGGGCTACCTGAATCCGGTTGAACGGATCGGACTGGACGCCTTTGCCGACCAGGCAGCCGCAGCGGGTGTCGACGGGGTACTCACCGTCGACATGCCCCCCGAGGAAGCCGATGTGCTGGGCCCGATCCTCAAGGCGCGCGGACTCGCCTCGATCTTTCTCGTAGCCCCTACCACTTCCCATGAACGGGCCGCTACAATATGCGGCCATGGCGAAGGCTACCTCTACTATGTGGCCCTCAAGGGTGTGACCGGTGCCGCTACGCTCAACGCAGAGGACGTGGCCGCCCATCTGGCCCCGCTGCGTGAACTGACCGACCTTCCGCTCTGCGTGGGTTTCGGCATTCGCGACGGGGCCTCGGCCGCCGAGGTCGGCAAGGTGGCCGATGGCGTGATCGTTGGCAGCGCGCTGGTCAGCCGTATTGCCGCCAATGCCGAAAACCCCGGCGTTATTGCCGGTGAGCTAAAGGCGGTATTGAGTGACATGCGTTCGGCGCTGGATGCCCTTAGCTGACGCTGACACCGCCAATCGATTCGATACACGACGCCCGGCCACGCCGGGCGCGACAGCATACGGAAGCCTTTCATGAGCTGGCTTGACAAGATTGTACCTTCCATGGGCCGTATACAGCGCAAGGATCGCCGGGCCAGCGTGCCCGATGGCTTGTGGCGCAAATGCCCTAAATGCGAAGCGGTGCTTTACCTGCCCGAGCTGGAGAAGCACCACAACGTCTGCCCCAAATGTAATCATCACATGCGGCTGACTGCGCGCAAGCGCATCGACTGGTTCCTCGACAAGGAGGGGCGCGAGGAGATATCGGCGGATCTGGAGCCGGTGGATCGGCTCAAGTTCCGCGACTCGAAGAAGTACAAGGATCGCCTCAGCGCCGCCCAGAAGGAGACCGGCGAGAAGGATGCGCTGATTGCCATGCGCGGCAGTCTCGATGGTCTGCCTGTGGTCGTGGTGGCCTTCGAATTCACCTTCATGGGGGGTTCGATGGGCGCCGTTGTGGGGGAGAAGTTCGTGCGTGCTGCGACACTGGCCCTGGAGGAGCGCATTCCGCTGATCTGCTTCTCCGCCTCGGGCGGTGCGCGCATGCAGGAGGCGCTGTTTTCGCTCATGCAGATGGCCAAGACCTCGGCTGCTCTGGAGCGGCTACGTGAGGCAGGCGTCCCCTATATCTCCGTGCTGACGGACCCGGTGTTCGGCGGTGTCTCGGCATCGCTGGCCATGCTTGGCGATCTCAACGTGGCCGAGCCCAACGCCCTGATCGGTTTCGCCGGACCGCGCGTCATCGAGCAGACTGTCCGCGAGAAACTGCCCGAGGGTTTCCAGCGCAGCGAATTCCTGCTCGAGCACGGCACCGTGGACATGATCGTATCGCGCGGCGACATGCGAAACAGGCTGGGCGGGGTGCTGCGCAAGCTGACCCATCAGCCCGCCAGCGGCATTGACGAGGAGATGCTGGCCGAACCGGATCTCGTCGATATGGCTGAACAGATTGATGAAGCGGAATTCGAGCCGCTGGACGCTTCCGAGCCGGTCGACGACCAGGATATCTCTTCCCAGCCGGTTGAGCCCGACAGCGAAGCCGATCGTTCCGAGCCGCCGCGTTGATCCGGTCGTGACGCAGCCCGTTACATCCCGGCGCCTCGATGCCTGGCTGGCTCGGCTCGAGGCTGCGCATCCCATGGGCATTGACCTCGGTCTCGACAGGGTGGCCGAGGTCGGTCGTCGTATGGGCCTGCTCGATACACCCCCGGCTCGACGCGTCATTACCGTGGCGGGTACCAACGGCAAGGGCTCCACGGTGGCCATGCTCGAGTCGCTGGCCCGAGCGCATGGCCTCTCCACCGCCAGCTACACGTCACCACATTTGCTGCGCTACAACGAGCGTCTGCGCCTGAATGGGGTGGAGGCCAGCGACGCCATGCTGATTGCCGGTTTCGAGGCGGTGGAGGCGGCACGCCTTGACGGGGATCCTGTCAGCCTGAGCTACTTCGAGGTAGGCACCCTGGGAGCACTGTGGGCCATCGCCGGCATCCAGCCGGACCTGGCGATCCTCGAGGTTGGCCTGGGCGGTCGCCTGGATGCGGTGAACATCATCGATGCCGACGTGGCAGTGGTTACCACCATTGCCCGGGATCACTCGGCCTATCTGGGCGACGATCTCGATGGCATTGGCCGTGAGAAGGCGGGTATCTTTCGCGCCGGCAGCCCCGCGGTCCTGGGCAGTCGGGATCTGCCTGGCAGCGTGCGCGAGACGGCTACAGCGCGTGGAACCCCAGTCTTGGCTATCGGCGAAGACTTCCAGTGGCATGAGACCGGGCCATCCCAGTGGTGCTGGCATGGCTGTGGACTCCCCGCCGATAACGTCTCGCTCGATGACTTGCCTGATCCTGGCCTGCCGCTGGACAATGCAGCAACGGCTCTTCAGGCGCTAGCACTGGCCGATGTGATTCTGGATGCGGCCGCCTGTCGCCTGGCGTTTGCCGATGTCAGGCTACCCGGGCGGATGCAGTGGCTGGGACAGTGGTGTCTGGACGTCGGGCATAATCCCCACGCGGCCGCCTATCTGGCAGGGCGGCTGCAGGCCATGCCCTGCACTGGCCGAACCTGGATACTGCTGGGCATGCTGGGCGACAAGGACGCCGAAGGCGTGATCGGCGCCCTGTCGACAGTGGCGGATGCGTGGGGGACGGTGACCCTGGGGGGCGCCCGCGCCCGCACGGCTGAGGAGTTGGCCAGACACGTGAGCGGCAGTGGCGCAGCGGTGGCCTTTCAGGCGACATCGCCGGAGGCGGGTGCCGAGTGGCTGAGCAGTTGGCTCTCCCCTGAGGACCGAGTACTGGTCTGCGGCTCTTTCTTTACCGTAGGCGCCATTCTGGCATGGATGCAGGCGTAGGTGAGGCTTAGCCTGGGCAGGAGGTCGAGATGAAGTACGGAATGCGTGAACGAGTGAGCGGGGCGATCATTTTGATCGCCCTGGCGGTGATCTTCGTACCGATGCTGTTTGACGATCCGGCGCCTCGCGACGAGCGCCCGCAGCCGGTCATGAGCATCGAACAGCCGGTACCGGTCGAGCGTCGCGATGTGCCCGACCCGCAGCCGCCGAGCAGCCTGGGGGAGATACGTGGGCCTCAGGCGGCGGGCGAGGTCGGCTCGCCGCCTGAGCCTGTGGATATTGAACCTGCCGTAGAACCGGTGGAGGAAACGGCCGTTGTCGAGGTGCCGCCCGCAGATGTGATTCAGCCGGACACTGCGCAACAGGCCGACGAACCCCCGGTTCGGGAAGCGCCGGCCGAAGACCCCATTGCCGACCTGGCCCGGGCGGCATCCGAACGAATGGAGAGCCAACAGGCCGATCCTGCACCGACTACTACCCCTGCCACTCCTGCCGGTGAGTGGGCGGTGCAGGTTGGCAGCTTCGGTGAGCCGGGCAATGCCGAGCGGCTTCAGGCCCAACTGGAGGAGCAGGGCTTCACGGTCTACAACCGTCGGCGGGATAACAACATGACGACGGTGTATGTGGGTCCCTTTGATTCATCCGAGTCCGGCGAAAGCGCCATGGCGGAGCTGAAGGAGCAGGCCAACCTTCAGGGACTGCTGGTGCGGGTAAGGGAGTGACGTAAAGAGTGAGCCCATGCTACTGACCTGGATCGACTGGATATTCCTCGGTGTACTGGCGGTGTCGACCCTGGCCGGCTTCATGCGCGGCCTGATTCGCGAAGGCCTCGGACTCGCCGCCTGGATCATCGCCCTGCTTGCGGCACGGCTGCTGGCCGAGCCGGTGGCCGACCTGCTGGCGGGTTTCATCGACAACGCCGATGGTCGTCTGGTGCTGGCCTTCGTACTGGTGATTCTCGGGGTGATCCTGCTCTGTGGCATCGTCATCCGCATGGTGCATGCGGCAGTGGAGTGGGTGGGCATGGGATTCTTCAATCGCGTGGCCGGCGCCTGCTTCGGCGTGGCGCGTGGCGCGGCGATACTGATCATCGCCACCATCCTGATCACGCTGACACCGTTGGCCCAGCTTCAGGCCTGGCAGGAAGCCGAGCTGAGACCCGCCTTCGAGCAACTGCGTGATTGGGCGGTCAGCCAGCTCGAGGCCTGGGAGGATCGCGTGCCCGAGACGCCTGAATCCTGGCGAAACCTGTCGTTTCCGGAAGGCCGCGAAGCCACTG
It contains:
- a CDS encoding ExbD/TolR family protein, with the protein product MRFARRRRDPVEVNLTPLIDVVFLLLIFFMVSTTFETRQALELELPESVAGADLELSPVTLVVTEQGRYRLSERELSAAELNQALTAEAEQARMHGLVLEADARAMHADVVRALDQAGALGIRQVRIATREPQATPTQAETP
- the msbA gene encoding lipid A export permease/ATP-binding protein MsbA → MTRPGTQDSGWTLYKRLLGYVKPHWVSFGLAIVGYAIYAASSTALAEMMKRLIDGIQSPDAAFRLFLPLFVVGMFAARGLGTFLGTYFMSNVARNVVHALRCDVFNHMLHLPGRFFDSHSSGHLISRVTYHVEQVTGAATKAVTIVLREGLFVIGLLGYLMWTNWMLTLLFMTVTPLIAGVVRYASKRFRRISQRIQHSMGDVTHVASEALSGYRVVRTHGAEEYEKARFAEASNYNRQQSMKEALTKAISTPVIQLLVALSLAVLVWLAMSPALLDDMTPGEFVAFITAASLMAKPVRQLTEVNSEIQKGIAAAAELFGLLEVPPERDEGTREPGRLEGQVELQDVHFRYGDDQPEVLKGIDVTVKAGEMIAIVGRSGSGKSTLVGLLPRFYRPTAGRVLIDGVPIDEYRLAPLRRQIGLVSQQVTLFNASIADNIAYGVPDADPAAIEAAARAAHAHEFIEPLSQGYDTVVGDNGVMLSGGQRQRLAIARAIFKDAPLLILDEATSALDTESERYIQQALETVCRGRTTLVIAHRLSTIERADRILVMEQGRIVEQGSHDQLLARDGAYAALHRLQFQETPTP
- a CDS encoding PqqD family protein; amino-acid sequence: MTSCEFRSVIFCPLFAPAGLCDAIQRAEPGVEACLNAVDLQDVAPERFGTAYPQWLEQRRSRVGEKGYWLGIPEPVAFAWCEPKSKYWDPEAGCYRASWSLVPPSFSLNRQHEAERIRMVVMAGKKKRTSLLVPGSGAIRSAPRVLWTEIDNAVALARFPSDPDAGASCFRLEGSAAEMWHCLLEHVNLDAAEAALLTRFDVDLPSLRHDLAAFVAELDKNGFLEVR
- a CDS encoding phosphoribosylanthranilate isomerase; the encoded protein is MSPSDHHVNSRIKTRTRIKFCGLTREQDVDDAVAAGADALGFVFWPGSSRCVDDARLAALVDRVPAFVTRVGLFVDQSPELIMRVSRYLDLLQFHGNETPAYCAGFERPWVKALRMRDGLDLHAAAAAYSSAQALLLDAYRPGVPGGTGETFDWSRIPASLAKPVILAGGLTPANVAQAIDSVRPFAVDVSGGVEAARGCKAPELLKAFAAAVHGADGGCR
- the trpB gene encoding tryptophan synthase subunit beta; translation: MSKFSDLTRLPDARGHFGAYGGRFVSETLSFALDDLEKAYLSLRDDPEFQAEFDYDLAHYVGRPSPLYHAERWSKQLGGAQIWLKREDLNHTGAHKVNNTIGQALLAKKSGKPRVIAETGAGQHGVATATVAARLGLKCDVYMGAEDVQRQKLNVYRMHLLGANVIPVESGTRTLKDAMNEALRDWVTNVDDTFYIIGTVAGPHPYPMLVRDFNAVVGREARRQSLEEFGRLPDALVACVGGGSNAMGLFYPFVEDDDVVMYGVEAGGDGVETGRHAAPLASNAPRGVLHGNRTYLMSDEGGQVSDTHSISAGLDYPGVGPEHALWKDVGRVNYVAANDKDVLEAFRELTRVEGIMPALESAHALAYAKVLAPTMRPDQNIVVNLSGRGDKDIMTVAKLDGIEF
- the accD gene encoding acetyl-CoA carboxylase, carboxyltransferase subunit beta codes for the protein MSWLDKIVPSMGRIQRKDRRASVPDGLWRKCPKCEAVLYLPELEKHHNVCPKCNHHMRLTARKRIDWFLDKEGREEISADLEPVDRLKFRDSKKYKDRLSAAQKETGEKDALIAMRGSLDGLPVVVVAFEFTFMGGSMGAVVGEKFVRAATLALEERIPLICFSASGGARMQEALFSLMQMAKTSAALERLREAGVPYISVLTDPVFGGVSASLAMLGDLNVAEPNALIGFAGPRVIEQTVREKLPEGFQRSEFLLEHGTVDMIVSRGDMRNRLGGVLRKLTHQPASGIDEEMLAEPDLVDMAEQIDEAEFEPLDASEPVDDQDISSQPVEPDSEADRSEPPR
- the folC gene encoding bifunctional tetrahydrofolate synthase/dihydrofolate synthase, translated to MGIDLGLDRVAEVGRRMGLLDTPPARRVITVAGTNGKGSTVAMLESLARAHGLSTASYTSPHLLRYNERLRLNGVEASDAMLIAGFEAVEAARLDGDPVSLSYFEVGTLGALWAIAGIQPDLAILEVGLGGRLDAVNIIDADVAVVTTIARDHSAYLGDDLDGIGREKAGIFRAGSPAVLGSRDLPGSVRETATARGTPVLAIGEDFQWHETGPSQWCWHGCGLPADNVSLDDLPDPGLPLDNAATALQALALADVILDAAACRLAFADVRLPGRMQWLGQWCLDVGHNPHAAAYLAGRLQAMPCTGRTWILLGMLGDKDAEGVIGALSTVADAWGTVTLGGARARTAEELARHVSGSGAAVAFQATSPEAGAEWLSSWLSPEDRVLVCGSFFTVGAILAWMQA
- a CDS encoding SPOR domain-containing protein, producing the protein MKYGMRERVSGAIILIALAVIFVPMLFDDPAPRDERPQPVMSIEQPVPVERRDVPDPQPPSSLGEIRGPQAAGEVGSPPEPVDIEPAVEPVEETAVVEVPPADVIQPDTAQQADEPPVREAPAEDPIADLARAASERMESQQADPAPTTTPATPAGEWAVQVGSFGEPGNAERLQAQLEEQGFTVYNRRRDNNMTTVYVGPFDSSESGESAMAELKEQANLQGLLVRVRE
- a CDS encoding CvpA family protein encodes the protein MLLTWIDWIFLGVLAVSTLAGFMRGLIREGLGLAAWIIALLAARLLAEPVADLLAGFIDNADGRLVLAFVLVILGVILLCGIVIRMVHAAVEWVGMGFFNRVAGACFGVARGAAILIIATILITLTPLAQLQAWQEAELRPAFEQLRDWAVSQLEAWEDRVPETPESWRNLSFPEGREATEPEVPEERTL